The Helianthus annuus cultivar XRQ/B chromosome 15, HanXRQr2.0-SUNRISE, whole genome shotgun sequence genomic sequence GATGAATGCTGATGGTTTGTTGTTTGCAGACAGAAGTAACTTACCTTAGTCAGCTGCATCATCCGAATCTGGTGAAACTTATTGGCTACTGTTCAGAGGGTCATAACCGGCTTTTGGTTTATGAGTACATGCCTAAAGGAAGCTTGGAGAATCATCTTTTTAGAAGTAagttttcatgcttttatatcttcttatatatttttattatttaactaggTGTGTAAATAACTGAACGTTCAGTGAACCGTTCGTTCTCTGGGAAGTTCATTCATGAATGtatttttttgaatttgttgtttacttttcatttgtgttcatctATATTTTTGTGTTCGTCTATGTTCTTTGTGTTGGTTTGTGTATGCTCGtttaaacataaatgaacgaacataacacattcatttccttaacgaatggacacaaacaagaaattccgttcatTTAAGTGTTCCTATTCATACGTTTGTTTGGTTAAAGTTAAACAGACGAACACAAACAAGCCTCCACCCGTGTtggttcagttcgtttacaggcctagttTTATTTCAAATCATTaacgttattttttttttaatttacagaGGGTCCTCAACCACTTCCATGGGCGACAAGACTCAAAGTGGCAATAGGTGCTGCAAGAGGCCTAGCTTTCCTTCATGATGCTAAAGACCAAATTATATATCGCGATTTCAAGGCTTCGAACATCCTTCTTGATGCGGTAAGCTTATTAAAAAAATCTCGCTTTTGTTAAAACAAGTTGTTGTGAACTGAAGTCCTAAATTCTGGTTATAATGCTTTCTTGATACAGGACTTTAACGCAAAACTATCCGATTTTGGATTAGCTAAAGCAGGGCCGACAGGTGATAAGACTCACGTGTCGACTCAAGTGATGGGTACACATGGGTACGCGGCCCCAGAATACGTTGCCACAGGTCGGTTAACAGCAAAGAGTGACGTATACAGCTTTGGGGTTGTTTTACTAGAACTACTATCAGGTCGCCGTGCAGTAGATAAAGGAAAAGTTGGTGTCGAGCAAGATCTTGTCGATTGGACAAAACCGTATCTAGGAGACAAACGAAAGTTGTTTAGGATCATGGATACTAGATTGGAAGGACAGTACCCTCAAAAGGGTGCCTACACTGCAGCTACACTTGCTTCACAATGTCTTAACAAAGAACCGAAAGCCAGACCGCGAATGTCTGAAATTTTAGCCAGTCTAGAAGAGCTTCAAGACGCCAAAAATGCTTCAAAAGATCACCGAACGTTGTCTAGTCCGGTTCCTAGATCACCGGTGGGTCATCATCGTCAACGACGTTCAACACCCACGGCATCTCCGTTACCGACGCCGCGACAAAGTACCAGTCAAGtaagatgataaacaaacaaacataagttttacatGAGTTTTgttgtttgtatgtatgtatatgatgGTGTGTTTAGTATCTCCCACTTGTATTGTATTAGAATCTTATATTGTCACTATATTAGTCAAGTAACAAGCATTGGCatttatttttaaatgtttttgtaGTGTTTGAAGTAGCTAGTATTGGCATCTTAGATATCTCATTTCTGAACCCCTAGAATCCTAGATCTTAAATTCATTGGGGTGTTAATGTGCCATATTCACGGATTCGCAGGCCCAACTTGAAAACTGTATAATGAtatgttgttattattgttgttgttgttgttttatCAATTATATAAGGCTGGACGGTATGGGGACCGTCCAGCTCCGTCGCCGTCCCCCTCTCCAtgccgcccccccccccccccgtcttGATCCAGTCATCGTCCTCTCCGTCGAGTTTCAGATGTTCAGGACGATCCAAATGGTGGGCCCCTTTTTATCAAGTTGTAACAGATGTGAACAAGTCTTCATCGGGATTTCCGAACGCCGCCATGATCGGAGATCCCGGAGCCGCCGTGACGCCGCCATGATCGGAGATTTTGTTGCCTGGTTGCGATTGGAGGTCCCGGAGCCGCCGTGACGCCGCCATGATCGGAGATCTGGATTGGAAAAGGTAGATCTGGTGGAGGATTTGGGGGTTTTGAGATGtgagggtgaaaaataaaaatggaGGATTTGGGGGTTTTGAGATGGAGAAGGTAGATCTGGTGGAGGATGATAGGGTATTGGGATAttcattaatttttttaacttaaaatggaagatttaaaaaataaaaaaagtggaagatttaaaaaaaaaaacataaaagtggtagGGAGGACTATGACTAagaccatcctcccatgccctctagttttggaggatggaccatccttgggaggactatgacgtggtgcatacgtgacggatcatcctccaaggatggtccatcaccatacccaCTAGCCTAAGATATTTAAATAATATTATTCTACACGTTGTTATTGTTAATGTTAGTGTGCTAAGGTTAATTTCTTTGTTTCATTTATTATTTCAAAACTTTTGTTTTTAGAATAAACACTTTAACCCCTTGAATATTTtactattttaaaatttacaatTTAACCTCTAatgttagagtaaattacaagttttgtcctttatgtttataccaaattgcaggcggtgtcctttgtctttaaatttgacgagttttgtccttaatgtttcaaaatcttgcatggTATACCCTTTGAGCCTAACATAGTTAAATTTTTCTATTAAAttagggtatttttgtaattttagtaAGTAGACAAGGGTACTTTTGTGATTTTATTCATttggttaaaaaaataaaatatataaactaaAACCCCCCTCTCTCTTCAGTCTTTCTCTATCCccctctctcttctttctctctctatcaGAAATCACAGACCCCCtctcgccaccaccaccacctccggcGATCCATCCCTCTCTCCCGTTTTCCCCCATTTTGTCTCTCACACACTTTCACACTCAAACATACACTCTCTCTAGTTAACGGAATCTGCATCGGATGACCAGAATCAATCGCCTACGAAGTTCgagtttctagagagagaaacgaTGTCGTTGGTGAGAGTGGAGGTGAGAAACGAGTAGAACTTAGGGATGCCGGAGCCGCACATGGAGACAAATAGAGAAGATCTGAAGGCGGTTTGAAGATTAATTTTTGTTTAGTTAGTTTCATCGATTCTCGTGGTAAGTTTAGGTTGATTTTGAGGATTAATTCCTGCTGAAGTTTGTGATTCGTCTGGCCAAATTGATTGGCCAGAATGGGGTTCGATTTAGAGTTTTTGGTTGGGAAGATGGGGAAGTACTACACTGGTTATTGTTTCTGTGTGTGTGTTTGATAATCACTTTGGTTGGGAAGTGTAAAgtctctgtgtgtgtgtgtttgataATACCTTAGGTTTGTTGAATTGTTAAATCAGTAGATTAATTTGAAGTTAAATGGttattgtttttgtttaattGGATGATAGGGTCTCTGCACTAGAGTTGTTATTTTGTTAGCTAGTGTTCAGTGAAGATTTTTTCTTCATTTATCTTCTAGTGTTCAGCGACGGCTGGAGGGTAGGGTGGGAGGTTGCGGCGGTGGGTGTTGGTGGTGggaggtggagatggtggtaGTGGGTGGAGAGAGAGAATCTGTTTTATTTCTTACACAATCAGTCCCTTGAATATCAAGTTATTTACTTTATAGTTTCTATGGAGGTAAAATGACAAagatgccctcatgtgcaagtcacatgaccatatttaacaaaaaaaatctgactgagttagggctaaaggacataacgtgcatgattttgaaacgttaaggacaaaactcgtcaaatttaaagacaaaggacaccgcctgcaatttggtacaaacataaaggacaaaacttgtaatttactcctaATGTTATTATTATTCAAAAGGTAAAGATAACCAGTTTCCATTTTTATTCTTATTCATAACATACACACATACCTACTTATAATTGCACCATCCAAGTACTAACACCGATGACAACTAACTAAATATACAACACACATAAGTATTTGTGCGTTCTTAGCTAGTCTAAAGTCTAAACCAAAATTCTACAAGTTAACTACATACTACTATGGTATGTTGAATGGATGTAGGCATGTAGCTTTGTGACTTTGTCACAAAATTCTTAGTTTTTCAATCCCCATGTTCCAAAGCTGCATCCAACATGATCTTGAGTGTCAGTGTTCTATCGTTGTCGCATCACGACCATTGACGATTAAAAAGGAAAACATATTATGTGGAAGCACGTTGAAAAGAAGGCATAACATCTACTAAATTGTTGAAATTGTGAATGTAAAGCTTTGAAGCTAAGAAAGGTTTTCTTCTCCAATCTTTCTGTTCTTCAATCCTTTGATCTGTAATTCACTATGTCAGTTTCTCAATCTCAAACTTCAACAATTACTACATCAAATTCGAATCCATTTCAGAATGTTATGAATCTAATGCCGATCAAACTTGATGAAACAAATTACCTGAACTGGAAGCATCAAATAACTCTGATTTTGAAGACATTAGGTCTTCTTCAACACCTTAATATCAATTGTGATCCACCGGAATCTGAGGAAGCTAGAACTGCTTGGGACAAATCAGATGCATATGTATCAGCTTTCATCTCTGCAAACTTGACTTCATCGCTGATTCATTTGGCTCGTGATTCTTCTAGATCTGCAGAGTTATGGCAAAAACTTGAAGAGTTGTTTACACAACAGGTATTCGCTAAtcaaaattacattcaaactcaGTTTCATTATTTAAAACAAGGAGATAAATCAGTGATTCATTTTTGCGATGAGGCAAAAAGTTTATTTGATCAGTTGATTGCTCTAGGTGATCCAATCACAGAGCAAAGTTTGATATTACAAATCCTAAATGGTTTACACTCAGATTTTCGAATGTTTGTCACAAATATTGAAAATTCAGATTCAAAACCAACATTCTCTCAACTCAGAGCAAAATTGCTGACCTTTGAATCTTGTCTAAAACAAAGTCAAGTCTTACACTCTGTTCCAATAGCTGCCATGGCAGCCATGACTGTACAACCACCTCCACCACACACACTGATTCCTCTTCTCAAATGACTGTTGTATGTCAAATTTGTGACAAACCTGGACACCGTGCTAGTAATTGTTATCACTGGTTCAATTCTGGTGGACGTGGTGGACGTTGGAGGCCACGTGGTGGTCGTAGTGGTGGTAGATACGGAAATCAACGAGGAGGCTTTAATCAATCATCAAATCGGTGGTCTGCTGATGGAATTAGAGGTTATAGCGCACATGTCGCAGATTGTTATGGATCGAATTTTGGATTTAGGGTTCCTTATTTTGGGGGAAGTATACCAGGTCAAGTTGAGGGAAGACCTGATTCACGATTACTTGGAGACACTGGTTCTAATGTTTCTGGGCTTTCACCGAGTAATAATATCCCTAGTGGTTTACCGGGTGTTCTTGGGCCTGTCCCTACTGTTACTGATGTACATGGcccaaataataataatagtggtATTGGATCAGCTTTTGGCCCAAATCACTTTGCGAACTGGGCTCAATCTGTTACTGGATCAGTTAGTGGGCCTTCTGGTGTTTCGAGTTCTGGCCCAGTGAATTTTGGTGTTACTGGTCAGTTTGGGTTTGTAGCCGACTTGTCATCCGCATGCGATTTGGTTGACTCGTGGATTCCAGATTCAGGAGCTTCCGCACATATGACTGGTGAGCTATCACTTGTTTTTGATTCGGTTCCTTATACCGGTACTGAGCGGGTTGTTATTGGTGACGGTACATCTCTTGCTATATCTCATATTGGTTTTGCTCATTTGCGCTTATCTAGTAGTACCATCACACTTAGACATGTCTTAGTAGTTCCTGGCCTAGCCAAGAACTTACTATCTATTACTCAGCTTGGGATTGATCATCCACTTACTATTACTTTTTCTCATGTTGGTTTGAATATTCAGAGCCTCACGGGACAGCTCCTCCACCACATGCGTGGTAGTCCTTATCAGCTGTATTCATTGACTGCTGTTGCAGGTGTTTCTCGAGAGACGTGGCACTCTCGCTTAGGACATCCATCTGATGGAGTTATGGCTCGTTTTTCATTCTTACGTACTTTAGATAAATCCATGTGTTCTCATTGTGTTGCTTGTAGTACATCGAAATCTACACGTTTACCGTTTGATTCGATTGTATCTCACTCTATAGTACCATTACATGTGATTCATTGTGATATTTGGGGACCCTCTCCTGTTTTGTCTCGTGATGGTTATCGATATTTCATTACGTTTATTGATGATTTTAGTAGATTCACATGGATTTATCCTCTTACACATCGTTCTCAGGCGGTTGATTCGTTTCGTCACTTTAAACCGCTTGCTAAGAACCTTTTCTCATGCACCATCAAACACCTTCAGTGTGATGGTGCTCCTGAGCTCATTCATGGACCCATGGCTCGATTTCTTTCCGAATCTAGTATTGCTTATCGTATCTCGTGTCCTTACACACCCCCACAAAATGGGGTAGCCGAGCGTAAAAATCGTCATCTTTCTGAGGTTGCTCGTGCTTTGTTGTTTCATTCTCACATACCAAAGAAATTTTGGTATGATGCTTATGCTACTGCTGCTTATCTTATTAACCGGTTGCCTTCACCGGTTATTCACTATTCGTCTCCTTTTGAGACACTATTTGGTGATTCACCTGATTATTCGTTTCTTCGCACATTTGGGTGTTTGTGTTATCGGTTTCTTGGTGATACTAGAACGGATAAGCTTTCACCTAAATCCATTCCTTGCATCTTTGTTGGCTATGCTCCATCTCATCTTGGATATCTTTGTTATGATCCTCACACGTCTCGTACTTATACGTCTCGACATGTTCGATTCTTTGAGATGATTTTTGAGATTCCTAGTACTTCATCTGTTTCTTCATCGCCCTCTTCTCATGTTTCTTCTGACTCCCTTCCGTTTTTCATTCCTCCTCCTTCATCTTTTGTTTCTCCTTCTCCTACGCCTTCTTCTTTTTCTCATTCGACTTTATTTTCTGGTTCATCATCTCCTCCTCCTCCACCTCCTccccctcctcctcctccttcttcttcttctccttcttcttcttcttcttcttcttcttcttcttcttcttcttcttcttcttcttcttcttcttcttcttctcctcctccTATTATGCATCCTATGGTTACTCGTTCTCGTGACCATACTCGTCAGCCTAGACAGTTTCCTGATCATGTGGTGTTTCATACCAATACTGCTCCCACCACAGAGCCTACTTCTTTTCGTCAGGCTCAGCAGTGGTCTGTTTGGTGGGATGCGATGCGTGCTGAGATGGATGCTTTGTATGCCAACCAAACGTGGCGTTTGGTTCCGGCTCCCACTGGTGCCAACATTTTTGGTTTCAAGTGGGTCTACAGGATTAAAAGAAATCTTGATGGTTCTGTGAGTCGCTACAAGGCACGACTTGTAGCAAAGGGTTTTCACCAGACTGAGGGTATTGACTATGCTGAGACCTTTAGTCCAGTAGTCAAACCCACCACTATTTGGATTGTTCTTTCAATTGCTTTCTCTCATGGGTGGTCTATTCGGCAGGTTGACGTCAACAATGCCTTTCTTCATGGTGACTTATCTGAGACGGTGTACATGTCACAGCCTCAGGGTTTATTGACGCTTCTAGACCACATCATGTTTGCCTTCTGCAGAAGGCGCTTTATGGCCTGAAGCAGGCTCCCAGAGCTTGGTTTTCCAAGCTCTCTTCTGCTCTTATTGCTGATGGTTTCTCTCAGTGTGTTTCTGACACTTCTCTATTTGTCTATAGTAGAGATTCAGTGATGTGTTATGTATtggtttatgttgatgatatcatcaTTACTGGGAGTTCTTCAGATTTTATTACTCATTTGATTGAGTGCTTACATTCTCGGTTTGCGCTCAAAGATCTTGGTCAGCTTTCTTATTTCTTGGGAGTTCAGGCTACCTTCTCTGATGATGTTCTTCATCTTTCTCAGCAGCGTTATTTGCTTGATCTTCTTCAGCGCACTGGTCTTGCTCAGTGTCGTCCTTTGTCTACTCCTGTTGCTTCTGGTAGACAGCTTTCTCGGCACACGGGTATATCTTTACCTGATGCCACTCTATATCGTAGTACTGTTGGTGCTCTTCAGTATTTGATCTTGACTCGTCCTGAGATTGCATATGCTGTTAGTAAGGTGTCTCAGTTCCTTCAGACTCCTACTGATAGACATTGGGAGGCGGTCAAGAGGATTTTACGGTACCTTAAAGGTACCTTGACTTGTGGCTTGAGTATTAGACGATCTTCTAGTATGGATATTCATGCTTATTCTGATGCAGACTAGGCTGGATGCCCTGATGACCGACGGTCTACTACTGGTTATTGTGTGTTTCTCGGTTCCAACTTGATTAGTTGGAGTTCCAAGAAACAACATACTGTTGCTCGGTCGAGTACTGAGGCTGAGTATCGTGCTCTTGCACATACAGCTGCTGAGTTGAGGAGGGTTATGTCTATATTACGGAAGTTACATGTTGTTTAGAGTTGTTCACCAACAGTTTGGTG encodes the following:
- the LOC110911446 gene encoding probable serine/threonine-protein kinase PBL3 isoform X1, which produces MGNCLNSSSAKVDATLSSRTSAGMSKVGSKISSSSGPSSTTISTYSGGSSSIDSVSTPRSEGEVLSSSNLKPFSFMELKNATRNFRPDSLLGEGGFGYVFKGWIDELTHLATKPGSGMAIAVKKLKPEGFQGHKEWLTEVTYLSQLHHPNLVKLIGYCSEGHNRLLVYEYMPKGSLENHLFRKGPQPLPWATRLKVAIGAARGLAFLHDAKDQIIYRDFKASNILLDADFNAKLSDFGLAKAGPTGDKTHVSTQVMGTHGYAAPEYVATGRLTAKSDVYSFGVVLLELLSGRRAVDKGKVGVEQDLVDWTKPYLGDKRKLFRIMDTRLEGQYPQKGAYTAATLASQCLNKEPKARPRMSEILASLEELQDAKNASKDHRTLSSPVPRSPVGHHRQRRSTPTASPLPTPRQSTSQVR
- the LOC110911446 gene encoding probable serine/threonine-protein kinase PBL3 isoform X2, with product MGNCLNSSSAKVDATLSSRTSGMSKVGSKISSSSGPSSTTISTYSGGSSSIDSVSTPRSEGEVLSSSNLKPFSFMELKNATRNFRPDSLLGEGGFGYVFKGWIDELTHLATKPGSGMAIAVKKLKPEGFQGHKEWLTEVTYLSQLHHPNLVKLIGYCSEGHNRLLVYEYMPKGSLENHLFRKGPQPLPWATRLKVAIGAARGLAFLHDAKDQIIYRDFKASNILLDADFNAKLSDFGLAKAGPTGDKTHVSTQVMGTHGYAAPEYVATGRLTAKSDVYSFGVVLLELLSGRRAVDKGKVGVEQDLVDWTKPYLGDKRKLFRIMDTRLEGQYPQKGAYTAATLASQCLNKEPKARPRMSEILASLEELQDAKNASKDHRTLSSPVPRSPVGHHRQRRSTPTASPLPTPRQSTSQVR
- the LOC110913618 gene encoding uncharacterized protein LOC110913618, producing MSVSQSQTSTITTSNSNPFQNVMNLMPIKLDETNYLNWKHQITLILKTLGLLQHLNINCDPPESEEARTAWDKSDAYVSAFISANLTSSLIHLARDSSRSAELWQKLEELFTQQVFANQNYIQTQFHYLKQGDKSVIHFCDEAKSLFDQLIALGDPITEQSLILQILNGLHSDFRMFVTNIENSDSKPTFSQLRAKLLTFESCLKQSQVLHSVPIAAMAAMTVQPPPPHTLIPLLK